The genomic DNA CTAAAAGCGCTATAAAGATAAGAACAAGCGGCGGTATAGCGGGAAGATTCGTAGGAATAGTATGTCTTGCATGTGAAAATGACAGAGCATGTGCAGAATCATGTCCATCCGGGGCATTGGAAAAAAGAGCAGGGGGCGGTGTAAAATTTATTTCGGAGAAGTGTATAGGATGCGGTTCCTGCGAGCAGGCATGTATAGTAAATGCAGTTCACTGGGATGAAACAGAAGACAGACCAATAATATGCAAACACTGCGGGGCCTGTGCAAGGTTTTGTCCGCATGATTGTCTGAGAATGGAGGAAGTAGGAAATGATTTATGAAAAATACATAAGAGTACTGCATATAGATCTTACAGCTAAAAAAGTAAGG from Sebaldella termitidis ATCC 33386 includes the following:
- a CDS encoding 4Fe-4S dicluster domain-containing protein, whose translation is MSKVLRADEMKKCLGCFTCMNICSIVNHKSHSLTKSAIKIRTSGGIAGRFVGIVCLACENDRACAESCPSGALEKRAGGGVKFISEKCIGCGSCEQACIVNAVHWDETEDRPIICKHCGACARFCPHDCLRMEEVGNDL